A genomic window from Silene latifolia isolate original U9 population chromosome Y, ASM4854445v1, whole genome shotgun sequence includes:
- the LOC141628056 gene encoding protein FAR-RED IMPAIRED RESPONSE 1-like translates to MIHLKSFRKLNLVHKKMIMDNSRVNQGPVKTFRMFKEYVRGYKNVGASLEDFKNFSRDVKKYIKEYDAEMLIEGFMQKRARCPSFYFDFDVDDNKRLTKVFWADPIAIKNYALFVILCLLTPHSILMNTAMGGCYPTTLITDQCLGIKAGVKNVFSGNTTHRFCMWHIMKKLPDKVGSTIYKDTDFLKEISSIVWNEYIEPTEFESSWCSIMEKHDLSRNEWLKSMFEDRKLWIPAYFRDTYMGGLLRTTSRSESENSFFGNFTNPNLSLKRNVFEFYTPPVFYDFQEELKGACYSCNEANKSTKERDVERLFVMDRESKKVYEVDVDGKTLVCSCKRFQRFGILCRHCVWVLHNKGFDEIPSEYLLPRWSNYATFRPIFNVVGTSLEADCALIDTRQNTISELLSGVFTAVSLVEDDEEKEKELLELLQSFNEKLLISSSGGKSKSKKTQIETLLGSKIPTKAHILPPNQAKNKGSGRRMTSEKEKPMEEHAKPLRKCRACGEMARHDSRNCPSQLPNK, encoded by the exons ATGATTCACTTAAAGTCATTTAGGAAGCTCAACCTTGTGCATAAGAAAATGATAATGGATAACTCACGTGTTAACCAGGGGCCTGTGAAGACATTTCGAATGTTTAAAGAGTACGTTAGGGGATATAAAAACGTAGGGGCTTCCTTAGAAGATTTTAAGAATTTTTCAAGGGATGTAAAGAAATACATCAAAGAATATGATGCGGAAATGCTGATAGAGGGCTTCATGCAAAAAAGAGCTAGGTGTCCctcattttactttgattttgatGTTGATGACAACAAAAGACTCACTAAGGTTTTCTGGGCTGATCCAATTGCAATTAAGAACTATGCACTCTTTGTGATTCTGTGTCTTTTGACACCACATTCGATTTTAATGAATACC GCAATGGGTGGGTGTTATCCTACTACTCTGATTACTGACCAATGTCTGGGTATTAAAGCGGGGGTTAAAAATGTGTTTTCAGGCAACACAACACACAGATTctgtatgtggcatatcatgaaaaAATTGCCTGACAAAGTTGGCTCAACCATTTACAAAGACACAGACTTTCTAAAAGAAATAAGTTCTATTGTTTGGAATGAATATATTGAGCCAACTGAATTTGAGTCGAGCTGGTGTTcaattatggaaaaacatgatttGTCTAGAAATGAGTGGCTGAAATCTATGTTTGAGGACCGCAAATTATGGATTCCTGCATATTTTCGGGACACTTATATGGGTGGGCTTCTAAGGACAACTTCAAGGTCTGAATCAGAGAATAGTTTCTTCGGCAACTTCACCAACCCCAACCTATCACTT AAAAGAAATGTCTTTGAATTTTACACACCACCTGTGTTTTATGATTTTCAAGAAGAGTTGAAAGGTGCATGCTACTCTTGTAATGAGGCCAACAAAAGCACGAAAGAAAGGGACGTAGAGCGTTTATTTGTTATGGATCGTGAGAGCAAGAAAGTCTATGAAGTCGATGTTGATGGGAAAACTTTAGTGTGTTCATGCAAGAGGTTTCAGAGATTTGGGATACTTTGTAGACATTGTGTATGGGTGTTGCATAATAAGGGGTTTGATGAAATACCTTCTGAATATCTATTGCCGAGGTGGAGCAATTATGCAACATTTCGTCCTATCTTTAATGTTGTAGGGACGTCCTTAGAAGCTGATTGTGCGTTAATTGACACAAGACAAAACACTATCAGTGAATTATTGTCAGGGGTGTTCACTGCAGTGTCACTTGTGGAGGATGAtgaggagaaggagaaagagTTACTCGAATTGCTTCAGAGTTTCAATGAGAAGTTGTTGATTTCAAGTAGTGGTGGGAAGTCAAAAAGCAAGAAAACTCAAATCGAGACGCTTCTTGGGTCTAAAATCCCTACTAAAGCTCATATTCTTCCTCCAAATCAAGCAAAAAATAAGGGATCTGGTAGAAGGATGACTTCTGAAAAAGAAAAGCCAATGGAGGAGCACGCTAAGCCTCTTAGAAAATGCCGTGCTTGTGGAGAAATGGCACGCCATGATAGTAGAAATTGCCCGAGCCAACTTCCTAACAAGTAA